One genomic window of Salvia miltiorrhiza cultivar Shanhuang (shh) chromosome 4, IMPLAD_Smil_shh, whole genome shotgun sequence includes the following:
- the LOC131023333 gene encoding probable carboxylesterase 15 — protein sequence MAPLSRKTAYDNQRNLHLRLYKPRSTPPPPSPFSTSSMGVMVVEPDYRLAPEHRLPAAVEDVLSSLKWLQQQALLADGGGDEWLREGIDFGRVFVVGDSSSGNLAHHLAVELRRGSLELAPIRVWG from the exons ATGGCACCGCTGTCTAGAAAGACTGCTTATGACAACCAACGTAacctccacctccgcctctACAAGCCCCGCTCCACCCCACCGCCGCCCTCCCCGTTCTCTACTTCTTCCATGGGG GTCATGGTGGTGGAGCCTGACTACCGGCTAGCGCCGGAGCACAGGCTCCCCGCCGCCGTAGAGGATGTGCTCAGCTCTCTTAAGTGGCTGCAGCAGCAGGCTCTGCTGGCTGACGGCGGCGGTGATGAGTGGCTGCGGGAGGGAATTGATTTCGGGAGAGTGTTCGTGGTGGGTGATTCCTCCAGCGGGAACCTGGCCCACCATCTGGCGGTGGAGCTCCGTCGTGGATCGCTGGAGTTGGCCCCGATTAGGGTGTGGggctag